In a single window of the Paenibacillus sp. MMS20-IR301 genome:
- the bcp gene encoding thioredoxin-dependent thiol peroxidase, which yields MTVKLGQEVPDFTLPSSTGEAISLSQYRGRKVLLYFYPKNMTPACTQEACDFRDIHDTITVHGAVLLGVSTDSLASHGKFAAKHELPFPLLSDEEHVVSELFGVWQLKKLYGKEFMGIVRSTFLIDEDGILSAEWRKVRVKGHAGAALEQIVK from the coding sequence ATGACTGTCAAGCTCGGACAAGAAGTCCCGGACTTCACGCTGCCCTCTTCCACCGGGGAGGCGATCAGCCTAAGCCAGTACCGCGGCCGGAAAGTGCTGCTCTACTTCTATCCCAAAAATATGACGCCCGCCTGCACCCAGGAGGCCTGCGATTTCCGTGATATCCATGATACGATTACCGTACACGGGGCTGTTCTGCTTGGGGTCAGTACCGACTCCCTGGCTTCACACGGCAAGTTTGCCGCCAAGCATGAGCTGCCGTTTCCGCTGCTCTCCGACGAAGAGCATGTGGTTAGTGAATTATTCGGCGTATGGCAGCTGAAGAAGCTGTACGGCAAAGAATTTATGGGAATTGTGCGCTCCACCTTCCTGATTGATGAAGACGGCATCCTGAGTGCAGAATGGAGAAAAGTCCGGGTCAAGGGACATGCCGGAGCGGCATTAGAACAAATCGTGAAATAA